The sequence GATTGATCATTCAGTGTTTTCTCCATTATTTTTTAGCAGGcattgataataaaaaaaataatgaaaaagtgTCCCCTTTTATAGGCCTTTTATATGTAACACCTCTCTCCTTTGTTGAATTACACTGTAAATCCCTGATAAAACACGTTTTGTATCGCATCTATCATGTGTTAGGACGTTTTCAGTAACTTGTTTACACATGTGAAGGGAACATTTCCATCAAATTTGAATTTCCGTGTAGGGGAAGAGTGTACTCAGAGGCACATTAACTGAAATAGGAAATCGCTGTGATGTCATCACGAAAGAACCAAGAAAGGTTTCTATTTAATCcacaccagagccatataaattatatatttatatggcTCTGATCCACACGAACGTCACTGACGTTAGTGACGTCACTCAACGTCATTTATTTGTTAATCTATGACGTTTTTTATGCCATATGCGCCTCACTCGACCATTGTGTTGTGTAATTCTTTTATTAACAGTAACAGTTTTAGATACAGTAAACAATTAATTTCTCTGAAAATCCAATTCAAAATCCAAGGAATAGGTAAGGTATAATACATATGGATATAATTGAAAGAAAAAACTAAAGGTTTAAATTGCAGAACTTCTGTGTTGGTAATGGAAAGATATTTGGCCTCTGACCATACTAGTAGGCTAGAAAACGCCTTGAGGACCTTGCGGTTTTGTGTCCAACTAAACTGTTTCCAGCTCAGTAGGCTATCAGAAAAACCCCAGGAGATAACTTCGTCAACTAGATGTCGGTGGCGCAAAGAGggctataggctactgccaATTTCAAACAGCCATTCCTACGTTTAGAAATTATCGTTTTATTCTTTTCATCCTTTTTAAATAACTTTGTTAGCTTCAGTTGCTTTGCCTTTCACTCGTGTTTGAAAATCTTCAGTCTGAAAATAAGTCACCTGCCAAACTATTTATGGTAACCTGAAATAATGGAAAGGTGCATTCAGCATAGAAGAATTGCGAGTCTAACGAAGTAAGTGTGCCTTTATAAGTGGTCGCTGCTGAACACTGGTAAAGGTAGGTGCCCTTTGAATATCCATTGTGTTCTTGTCCGTTCATCGTTTGCGTAAATACGCCCAAGTTCATCGGCTAAACAGTCCTGGCTCTGTAAATTATGGGAAGCAAATATATGTGGTTCGGACCGAGCCATAAACAATAATGCCAACCAATTAACTGAGGAGTGTCTTAGGAACATTGAAGGAATTCATATAGGCTAACAGTGCGGCTGTAGAGCGCAAATAGCGCAAAAACCTTCCCGAGAACCGAAACGAATTGGATAAAAATGCCTATTTGATCTAATTTTAGAATTAATTATTATTCATTGACATATCACTGTGAATCTTGCATTTTTTAATGACTATCGCGCCACCTTAACAATGTTTAGCCTGCCTACGATCACGCCAATGCAGATGTTAGTGAGCATGCTTCTGTCAACGATGTAACGCCTTCCACATAACGTAGGTAACATTTAATATGGCCAAGCCTCATAGTTTTCAAGAGTAGCGGAAGCCTGTAACCTATTTAGACTTTCGCTCATACATCTTATTAATTTCTGGCCATAATAAAGTTAGGTGGTTTCGAAGGGCATCGTCGCCGTCAGTGGCCATACGCAAAGCTGCGTTTATGGTGTCACCATCACAGTGAGAGTTAATTTACAAGGCAACCGTCTTTCATTCTGCACGATCTCACGTGATTTTCTCGAGCTTCAAGAAAATACTTCTGGTAAACTACTAGATTTTCCATCTgttgagctttttttttaacctacTTGTGTTCATTTGTAGGCTACTCCTGCTGACTCTTAAGTAGGGACACATTCATTGAGGAACAAATGTATTAACTCTGGCTTTCACAGCTCACCCTAACCTCAACCCTTTCCCTCCCTTCAGATATGAGGTGCTGCGATCAGCACCTGAGGCGGACCGAGCCGGCCCCCGGGAGCAGCTGCAATGAACCGGTGACCCCTGCACCACACTCGCGCCGCAACGGCTGGTCAGCGCGACCCACCCCCCAGCAGCTGGTTTCCTACTTCACCTACATTTACTTGGTTGTTGTCGGATTTGGGATCTACATCCCACTGCTGCCCTCCCCATGGGACTCGTTGGCCTATGGTGTATCCTTTACTGTGTACGGTGAGTGCCTAGATGCATGAGCTTTGAAAGCAACTTAGGATGTCTTAGGGTGGACAGGTGCGTGTGATCAGTTCCGTGTTCATCTTCCTATTTTCACCattgcatatgtaaaagggtaGGACAGCGTGTCTTGCAGAAATATAACTGTAGTCTAATCCTTCACCATCGTCAGTCACCAACACTAGTCAGTTTTCTGTACATTTCAACGCTCACTTGTAGTTTCTAAGCATCTCCATTTTGATTGGATTTGGCATTTCAACACGAAGGCTGGTGATGCTGGCTGCACCAAGCTATCAAAGTACTGGTTTGTCTGCTCGCAGTCCCTAAAGATCATCCTCACATCTGAATAGGAATGTTTTGTGTTGCGCTCTCGGCCCATGGCGTTGAGAGCGTGCGGATGGCGTTGGCCGTGGctgagatgagagcagaggTCTGATGCGTGGCTGGCAGGGAGTCAGGGCAGCTGTGCTGGCTGTGCCTCCAGGAGCCTCGTTTTCCCAGACGGCCACCGCACACACAGCcttgctgtggcatgctggggggTTGATAGGCTCTTGACGTCAGGGCTGTCAGTGTGCACACTAGAGCATTGGTGGGCACATGGGTGTTTCATGGAGAGCTGACTGCACTCTACACTCTATGAGGTTTTCGTAAGCAGTGCTGGGCCTTGcctgttttcttctctgtctgagGTCAAATGTCAGACAATAATCAGAAGCTTATCTGTGATCACTCTCTTCCCAAGTGAATTTTACCTTGACTTCAATCTACACAGCATCTTGgatttttctttgttcttcacCTGGTTACCCACATTGCAGCTGTGTTGATAGACCCAGCAGAACCCATTGTGCGCGCCAGAAACTACGCCTCTACCTTGCCGACCTTTGACAAAAGCCAACATGCACATGTCATCCTTGACCTACACTGTAAAATCTGTGATATTGACGTGTGAGTGTACTGTCCTCATCAGATGTCTATTTACTTTCTATCTACTTTCAAAGTGATTTATTTTCACAAAGATTGTGCATGACCATGAATTATTCTCATCCCCATGTTACTTCTGTGCTGTTTCTCTCCCCTTTGTGTTGCTTGCTATCTGCAGGGGACCTCGAGCTAAACACTGCAAGGCTTGCAACAAATGTGTTACAGACTTTGACCACCACTGCAAATATATGAATAAttgtgtggggaggaggaacTATTGGTAAGAGGAAACTTGGCTTTGAGTATAATGTGTTTCTTTGGTTGCCATCAGGGCACTTTCAGCACCACTGTTTTGTTCCTCTTCAGACATGTGGTCATGAGCAGTCTCTTTGTAA comes from Sardina pilchardus chromosome 6, fSarPil1.1, whole genome shotgun sequence and encodes:
- the LOC134083281 gene encoding palmitoyltransferase ZDHHC11-like — protein: MRCCDQHLRRTEPAPGSSCNEPVTPAPHSRRNGWSARPTPQQLVSYFTYIYLVVVGFGIYIPLLPSPWDSLAYGHLGFFFVLHLVTHIAAVLIDPAEPIVRARNYASTLPTFDKSQHAHVILDLHCKICDIDVGPRAKHCKACNKCVTDFDHHCKYMNNCVGRRNYW